A segment of the Streptomyces sp. P9-A2 genome:
GTGGACGCCGGCCCGAACCTCCGGGAGCGGCTGCGGCGCGCCGTCGCACGCCACGGGCCCGTCCTCGCGACGTACGGCGTGCTGAAGCTCATCGGCTTCGCCGCCTTCATGTACCTGCTCGACTCGGCCGGCGACTTCCGCGAGAAGCACCCCCGCTTCGGCGGCGGCGCCCGCACCTGGGACGTGCTGGGCAGCTGGGACGGCTGGTGGTACCAGCAGATCGCCCTGCACGGGTACGACCCGGCCCTGGAGCCCGTCCCCGGCGCGACCGGCATGATCACCCTCGAGGGCAACTCGGCGGCGTTCTTCCCTCTCTACCCGACGCTGATGCGGCTGGTCCAGGAGGTCACCGGACTCGGCCCGTACGGCGCCGGGATGACCGTCTCCATCGTCTCCTCGTTCGTCGCGGCGCTCGGCATCCACGCGGTCACCTCCCGGCTGGGCGGCCGCCGGGCCGGTCTGGTCGCCGTCGGTCTGTGGGCGGTGTGGCCGGGTTCCGGCGCCGAGTGGGCGGTGTACTCCGAGTCGCTGTACACGGCCCTGGCCGTATGGGCCTGCCACGCCGTCATGACCCGTCGCTGGCTCACCGCCGGGCTGCTCACGTTCTTCGCCGGGCTCGCCCGGCCGACCGCCGTCACCCTGGTCGCGGCCCTCGCCGTCGCCGGGCTGATCGCGGTGTGCCGACGGCAGGAGGGCATCCGCCGTCCGCTGCTCGCGGTGGCCGTCGCCCCGCTGGGCACGCTCGGCTACCTCGGCTGGGTCGGCCACCGCATGGGCGACTGGGGCGGGTACAGCAAGCTCCAGGACGGTGCGTGGGGCCACACGTTCGACTACGGCCGGCACAGCCTCAATGTCCTGACCTCGGTCCCCGTGGGCCATTTCGACTATCTGTTCGCGATGCCCTTCGAGGACGTCATCGGGGTCGGGGTGGTCCTGCTCGTGCCGGTCCTCACCGTGCTGCTGGCCCGGCTGCGCCCGCCCGCCGTGCTCATCGTGTACACGGTGCTGTCGTATCTGATGGTGATGGGCACCCAGCAGTACTTCGGCAATGTCTCGCGCTATCTCCTCCCCCTGTTCCCGCTCCTGGTCCCGCTCGCCCTCGCCATGCGGCGGCTCCGGCTGCCCTCCCTGGTCACTGTGCTCGGGACGGCGGCGCTGGCCTCCGGGTCGTACGCGGGATACGTCCTGTTCGAACTCGGGGTGCCGTAGGGCCCGGCCGGCGGCTCACGCCCGGGAGGCGGGCCGGGCGGCGAGCCAGGCGAGGGCGGCCACGGTCAGCGCGCGCACGCCGGTGTCCAGGGTGGGCTGGACCACCGGGGCGAAGAAGGGGCTGTGGTTGACCGGGACGTCCTCGGCGACGGTGCCGCCGCGGACGGCCTCGGCATGGCGGACGGGGTCGGTGCCGCCGATGCCCCAGTAGGTGAACGGCACACCGAACGCCACGGGAATCTCGCTCATGTCCTCGCTCGCGGTCTGCAGGTCGATGGTGTGCGCGTCGTCGCCGAAGTGCGCGGCGAACGCCTCGGCGACCCGCCGGGTCGCCGCCTCGTCGTTGACGGTGGGCGGGAAGGAGGCGATCCGCTCGATGTCGGGTGCCTTCGGCGACCGGGACGCCTCGCACTCGGCGCGGACGATCCGGCCGATCGCGTCCAGGACGTGGGTGCGGGTGGCGTCGTCGTAGGTGCGCACGTTGAGTTCGATGACGGCGCTTTCGGGGATGACGTTGGGGCCGGAGCCGGCGTGGACGCTGCCCACGGTGAGCACGGCGGGTGTGGTGGCGGCCAGTTCCCGGGAGACGATGCTCTGCAGGCGTACGACGATCATCGCGGCCATCACCACCGGGTCGACCGCCGCCTGGGGCATGGAGCCGTGCGCCCCGCGTCCGTGCACGGTGATGCGCAGGCTGTCGGCGGCCGACAGGAACGAGCCGGCGCGGGTGCCGACGTAGCCGGCCGGATAGGGCAGTACGTGCTGGGCGAGGACCACGTCGGGCCGGGGCGACCTGGAGGTGAGACCGTCGGCGATCATGGCCTCGGCGCCCTCGCCGTTCTCCTCCGAGGGCTGGAGGAGCGCCACGAAGGTACCCCGCCAGGCGTCCCGGTTCTCGGCCAGCAGCCGCGCGCAGCCGAGCAGGCAGGTCACGTGCACGTCGTGTCCGCAGGCGTGCATGACGGGCTGCTCGGTGCCGTCCGGACCGGTCGCGGTCGCGGTGGAGGCGTAGGGCAGGCCGGTCCGTTCACGCACGGGGAGGGCGTCCATGTCGGCACGCGCCATGACGGTGGGGCCGTCGCCGTTGGCCAGCACGCCGATCACACCGGTGCCGCCGATCCCGTCGGTGACCTCGTAGCCGAACGACCGCAGGGCCTCGGCACCCTTCCCCGCCGTGCGGTGCTCCCGCAGGCCGAGTTCGGGATACCGGTGCAGGTCCTCGTAGACGGCCTCGAGGTACGGGCGGATGCCGTCGAGACCGGCGAGCACGGTGGGGGCACGTTCGCTCATGGGTGACGCTCCTTGCGCGGAGAGGGCTGCTCTTCACCGGTGTCCCATGATCTCGCCCCGCCCCGCCGTTGACGATCCGGCGCCGGTGCTCACGCGCCGCGGCCGCGGAACGTCCCGGCCGCGATCAGGAGCAGCGCCGCCGTGTACCCGGCGAGCAGCAGCAGGGACGGCCGGGAACCGAGGCTGCCGACCGTCTCCCCGGTCACGACGGCGGACGGTACCGGCCGGCGGCGCGTGAGCACCGGCGCCGGGGAGACCGCCGGCAGCGGCCGGGTGAACCGGTCCGCCTGCCGGTATCCGGATTCCTCGCCACCGCGTCCGAGGCGTGAGGAACCCGACGACGGCCACGACCAGGACGTCCACGGCACCCGGGGACAGCGTCCGCGGGCGGGCAGACGGTCGAAGGTCGTCACGATCACGCCGTACGAGGCGCACCGCCCTGCCGCGGACGACGGCGGGAGTACGCGTGCCGGTGGACGGGACTCGAGTCCGGGCCGC
Coding sequences within it:
- a CDS encoding amidohydrolase — protein: MSERAPTVLAGLDGIRPYLEAVYEDLHRYPELGLREHRTAGKGAEALRSFGYEVTDGIGGTGVIGVLANGDGPTVMARADMDALPVRERTGLPYASTATATGPDGTEQPVMHACGHDVHVTCLLGCARLLAENRDAWRGTFVALLQPSEENGEGAEAMIADGLTSRSPRPDVVLAQHVLPYPAGYVGTRAGSFLSAADSLRITVHGRGAHGSMPQAAVDPVVMAAMIVVRLQSIVSRELAATTPAVLTVGSVHAGSGPNVIPESAVIELNVRTYDDATRTHVLDAIGRIVRAECEASRSPKAPDIERIASFPPTVNDEAATRRVAEAFAAHFGDDAHTIDLQTASEDMSEIPVAFGVPFTYWGIGGTDPVRHAEAVRGGTVAEDVPVNHSPFFAPVVQPTLDTGVRALTVAALAWLAARPASRA